One genomic window of Phycisphaerales bacterium includes the following:
- a CDS encoding pseudouridine-5'-phosphate glycosidase, translating to MPDHQHAPTPRTTIVRRVAGRAAVALETTLLAHGLPAGKGLPLAKELDAVIESHGARPATIGVLDGTPIVGMTKDELADFLGRQAVEKANTANLGPLIHQGATAATTVSATVSLAASAGIRVMATGGLGGVHHNMDHRLDISADLAALAQQPVAVVSSGVKAILDVASTRELLETLGVPVVGSKTETFPAFYLTDSESGVDATFENVDDIAAFARHHLASTGRGVLIVQPVPAEHAIEPHLWHHWLEEAQAATPAVQGRAATPAVLETLHRISDGKTLEANLALVRANADLAARIAVQMAG from the coding sequence ATGCCCGACCACCAGCACGCCCCGACGCCTCGCACCACCATCGTGCGACGCGTTGCCGGGCGTGCGGCCGTTGCGCTCGAGACGACGCTGCTGGCCCACGGCCTCCCCGCGGGCAAGGGCCTGCCCCTGGCCAAGGAACTCGACGCCGTCATCGAGTCGCACGGCGCTAGGCCGGCCACCATCGGCGTGCTCGACGGCACCCCGATCGTCGGCATGACCAAGGACGAGCTCGCCGACTTCCTCGGTCGGCAGGCGGTCGAGAAGGCCAACACCGCCAACCTCGGTCCGCTGATCCACCAGGGCGCCACCGCGGCGACCACCGTCAGCGCCACCGTGTCGCTCGCCGCCAGCGCCGGCATCCGCGTGATGGCTACCGGCGGGCTCGGCGGGGTGCACCACAACATGGACCATCGTCTGGACATCAGCGCCGACCTCGCCGCGCTCGCACAGCAACCCGTCGCGGTCGTGTCCAGCGGCGTCAAGGCCATCCTCGACGTTGCCTCCACGCGAGAACTGCTCGAGACGCTGGGCGTCCCTGTCGTCGGCTCCAAGACCGAGACGTTCCCAGCGTTCTACCTCACCGACAGCGAATCCGGCGTCGATGCGACGTTCGAGAACGTCGACGACATCGCCGCCTTCGCGCGCCATCACCTGGCGTCGACCGGACGGGGCGTGCTCATCGTTCAGCCCGTGCCAGCCGAGCACGCCATCGAGCCCCACCTCTGGCACCACTGGCTGGAAGAGGCCCAGGCCGCCACGCCGGCCGTCCAGGGCCGGGCAGCCACGCCCGCCGTGCTCGAGACGCTCCACCGCATCTCGGACGGCAAGACGCTGGAGGCCAATCTCGCCCTGGTGCGCGCGAATGCCGACCTCGCAGCCCGGATCGCGGTCCAGATGGCTGGCTAG